Within the Merismopedia glauca CCAP 1448/3 genome, the region AAAAATTAGCAGCACTGACTCCCGAACAACGGGCATTATTAGACTTAAAACTCAAACAGAAAGGTCTGCAATATCCCCACGAAAAATTAGAGAGAAAACAGCGCAATCATTTAGATAGTTTACCTCTATCTTACGGACAAGAGAGACTTTGGGTACTGCACCAATTGCAACCAGAAGTCCCTTTTTATAATGAAGTTGGCTGCTGGAAAATAGCAGGTGATTTGAACGCGATCGCTCTCGAACAAAGTTTAGCTGAAATTATCCAACGTCACGAAACTTTGCGAACTAAATTTGTAACTGAAGCTGAAAGACCAATTCAAATAATTCTACCAATCCCAGAATTTAAATTAGAAATTATAGATTTAAGCGATCGCTCAGATTTAGTTTTAGAAATAATTCAAGCCGAAACTCAGAAATCTTTTGACTTATCTCAAGGCTATTTATATAGAATCCAACTCCTACATATTTCCCCTAACGAACATATCTTACTAGTCGTATTACATCACATAATTTGTGATGGTTGGTCGATGGGAGTATTCATTCAAGAATTAGCTAAATTATATCTAAACTTTTCTCATCAAAAAGCCTCACCTTTACCCACAATTAAACTTCAATATGCCGACTATGCTATTTGGCAACGTCAAAGATTGTCGGAATCGGTTTTACAAACCCAACTAGATTATTGGAAACAGCAATTAAGCGGCAATTTACCCATCCTAGAACTTCCCAGCTTTCGCAGTCGGCAGTTACAAGTAGATAGCTGGCGGGGAAAAACTAAAAGCGCCAGACTCTCGCCAGAATTAACCCAAAAACTTAAAGCGATCGCTCAACACGAAGGTGCTACCCTTTACATGACCTTGCTAGCGGCATTTAAGACTCTATTGTACCGCTACACCGGATTAACAGATATTTTAGTCGGTTCTCCGATTGCTAACCGCGATCGCCCCCAACTAGAAGGCTTAATCGGCTTATTTCTCAATACTTTGGTGTTGAGAACCGATTTATCGGGAAATCCCAGCTTTCAACAATTACTCAAACGAGTTAGAAAAGTCGCCTTAGAAGCATATCGCCATCAAGACTTACCCTTCGAGAAATTGGTAGACGAACTACAACCAGAACGGAATTTGAGCCAATCGCCCTTATTTCAAGTCATGTTCATTTTGCAAAACTCGCCGATTTCCGCTTTAGAATTGCCAGATTTAAAGGTTAGTCCAATTCCTGTAGATAATGGAACAGCGATATTCGATCTCACCTTCAATTTACAAGAGGTAAATGGTGGATTGCAAGTAGATTGTGAATATAATGCCGACTTACTCGATGATAGTACGATATCCAACCTGTTAGATAATTGGGAAACATTGCTGAGGGGTATAGTTGCCAATCCCCAAACCAGAATATCTGAATTACCTTTAGTAAATCCTCATAGGGGCGCAATGCATTGCACCCGTACAACCTTAAAGGAGCAACAGTTTGTTTCGGTAGTAGATTTGTTTGAATTGCGCGTAAAAGAAGCACCAGAAGCCATCGCCGTCGTTTTTGAAGAAGAAAAGCTAACTTACCAAGAATTAGACGAGAAGGCGAATCTACTAGCAGAGAGTTTGCGATCGCTGGGCGTAAAACCCGAAATATTAGTCGGTATTTGCCTCGAACCTTCTCTAGAGTTAATTACAGCCGTTTTAGGAGTCCTCAAAGCAGGTGGCGCTTACTTACCCTTAGATCCGGCTTATCCACCCGAACGCTTGGGATTCATGCTGCAAGACTCTTCAGCATCCGTTTTAATAACTCAAAATCGTTGGTTACCGACTCCTCCCCATCATTCTGCCCAAATTATTTGTTTAGACGCGGATGGGGCAGAAAATACACGGCGAATGGAATTCGCTGCTATACAACCGAAGTCCGCCTGCGCGGACTATTTTCAGCCTGCGAAGGCAGGCTTTGTCTGTATAGCCCCAGACTTCCAGTCTGAGGGCAATTTATCGACTCTAGCATATATCATCTACACCTCCGGTTCCACCAGCCAACCCAAAGGGGTGATGGTAACTCATGGAAGTTGGTTGAATGCTTACTTGGGTTGGGAAGAAGCTTATGGATTGCGAGAAAAACCGTCTTCGCACCTGCAAATGGCAAGTTTTTCTTTCGATGTCTTCGCCGGAAACCTGGTGAGGGCGCTATGTTCGGGAGGAAAACTAATTTTATGTCCGAAAGAGACATTATTAGAACCTGCTAAACTCTATCAACTCATGGTGCGGGAAAAAGTTGATCGCGCCGAGTTTATCCCGTCTGTATTGCGCCATTTAGTCAAATATCTGGTGGAAACTGGCAAATCATTAGACTTCATGCGATCGCTTATCGTCGGTTCTGATAGCTGGTACGTCTCGGAACACCTGCACCTGCAACAATTCTGTGGCGAACAAACCGATCTAATTAACTCATACGGAGTCACAGAAGCCACAATCGATACTACTTATTTTCCAACTCCTGACACCGATTTAGCTGTAGATCGATTGGTTCCCATCGGCTATCCTTTTCCCAATTCCGAAGTCTACGTTTTAGATAGCTATTTGCAGCCAGTCCCCACCGGAGTCACGGGAGAGTTGTATATTGGCGGTGCGGGATTGGCTAGAGGATACTACCAGCGTCCAGATCTAACCGCCGAAAAGTTTATTCCCCATCCTTATAGTAATGGCGATCGCCTTTACCGAACCGGAGATTTAGTTCGCTACTTACCCGATGGCAATCTCGAATATCTAGGCAGAATCGACAATCAAGCCAAGATTAGGGGAATGAGAATTGAATTAGCTGAAGTTGAAGCCGCAATTCAAGAATATTCCTCAATTAAAACCGCCGTAGCTGTAGTTAGAGAAGATATTCCAGGAGATAAACGGTTAGTCGCCTACATTACTCCTCACTGCCAATTAGAAGAACTGCGAAGATATCTCAAGCAAAAGTTACCCAGCCACCTCATCCCCTCCAGTTTCGTCTTTCTCGACTCCTTTCCTATCACTCCCAACGGCAAAATAGATCGTCGCGCTTTACCGATTCCCGACACCTCCAGACCGGAAGTATCAGCTAGTTTTGCACCGCCAAAGACCGAAATCGAGATCAAACTAGCTGAAATTTGGGCAGAAGTTTTAAACCTTCAGCAAATAGGCAGATACGATAACTTTTTTGAATTAGGTGGAGATTCAATTTTAGCAATAGGAGCGATCGCCAAAGCCAACCAACAGGGTTTGCACCTCACTCCCCGACAGCTATTTCAATCTCAAACCATCGCCGAGTTAGCCAATGAAGTAACTACCATTCCCCAAACCATCACCGAACAAGGTGTAGTTACTGGTAGTGTACCCCTCACACCGATCCAGCATTGGTTTTTCCAGCAAGAATTTCAGGAAATGCACCACTGGAATCAGTCGGTATGGTTGGAAGTTAAACCAGATATAGACGCGCAAATATTAGCTGAAGCGTTTAAGGCGATCTTAATCCACCACGATGCTCTAAGAATGCAGTTTACCCAGCAAAATGGCACTTGGAAGCAAGTTTGTTTAGCACCGTCGGATCTAGTTCCCTGTTTGCAATTCGATCTCTCGCGCTTATCAGAATCCGAGCAAGAGTTAGAGATGGATATATTGGCAAAGCAGTTACAAGCTAGTTTAGATTTAGAATTTGGATTACTGGTAAAAGTTGCATTTTTCCACTTAGGAAGTCACAAACCAAGTAATTTATGCATCGCCATTCATCACTTAGTTGTAGATGGGGTATCTTGGCGGATTTTACTAGAAGACTGGCAAACAGCCTACCAACAATTAAGCCAGAAACAGGCGATCGCTTTACCTCCCAAAACTACTTCATTCAAACAATGGGCGGAAAAACTGTTAACTTACGCTACATTGCCGCAAATCCAGTCAGAAAAAGATTTCTGGTTAAGCAACTTCTATCCCTCTCACATACCCATAGATTTCCCTCAAAAAGAATACCAAACGCAGAATCCAAAATCTTCTAGCGTTGGCGACAGCCTGCCGTCAGGCATAGCGGCGCGCAGCGCTATCCAAAATCCAAAATCGAATAACACTGTAGCCGATAGCCAAACCATTACAGTCAAATTAAGCGCTACAGAAACTCAAGCCTTATTGCAAGACGTACCCGCAGCTTATCGCACTCAAATTGAGGAAGTACTATTAACTGCATTAGTGCAAGCTTTTGGAGAATGGACGGGGCGATCGCGCTTGCTAATCGACTTAGAAGGACATGGAAGACAAGAAATCGATGAAGAAGTCGATATATCCAGGACAGTTGGTTGGTTCACTACGGTTTTTCCAGTATCGCTCAATTTAGAGGGGCTTAGAGAACCTGAAGACGCATTACCAACTATCAAAGAGCAAATGCGCGCCATCCCCCAACATGGATTTAATTACGGAGTTTGGCGTTATTTAACTGAAAATCCAGAGCATTTCGCCTCAGCAAGCCCCGTTGGGGCGGGGTTGGAATCCTCGTTCAAAACCTTCCCTACACCCCACACCCCACACCCTACACCCTGTTCGCCAGAAGTTAGTTTCAACTATTTAGGACAGTTAGACAGATCTTTCGCTAAAGATGCTGTATTCAACTTACTTGCAGATAAAGATAGCTTGACATACAGCCCCCAAAGCCATCGCCCGTATTTGCTAGAAATTGACGCGCACATAGCCGCAGGGGAGTTAAAAGCCCTGTGGACTTACAGCCGAAACCTACACCATCGCCACACTATCGAGCATCTAGCCCAAAACTTTATCAAAAAACTGCGATCGCTCATCCATCACTGTCAGTCTCCAGATGCGGGAGGCTATACGCCATCGGACTTTCCGCTAGCCCAAATGGATTTTGAGGAACTCAATTCGGTTCTAGCCCAAGTTGGGTAATGAGTAACGAGTAACGAGTAAAGAGTAAAGAGTGAAAATGACTGTACCAAACTCCAATAGACAAGGCGACGCTAAATCTAAAATTGAGGATATTTACCCTTTATCTCCCATGCAGCAGGGAATGCTGTTTCACAGCGTTTACGCTCCTAATTCGGGAGTATATGTAGAACAAATTAGCGTAGAAATAGCAGGTAATTTAGATATTCAGGCTTTTGAACGAGCTTGGCAGGAAATATCCCAACGCCATCCCGTCTTGCGTACAGCTTTTATCTGGGAAGGGGTAAATTCACCCTTGCAGGTAGTTGGTAAAGAAGTTCGCCTACCCTTTTCCTTCCATGATTGGCAGCCCATTTCGCAGCAACAGCAACAAGGACAAATCGAGATATTACTGAAAGCAGAACGCGATCGCGGCTTCCCACTCTCGAAAGCTCCCTTAATGCGCCTCATATGCATTAGATTGACAGAAAATAGCTATCAGTTTATCTGGACTCACCATCACATTCTCTTAGATGGATGGTCTACCTCTCTCTTATTAAATGAAGTTTTCAGTTTATATCGAGCCAACTGCCAAAATATAGAGATTAACCTCGCCTACCCTCGTCCCTACCGAGATTACATCAATTGGCTATCGCAGCAATCTTTAGCTGCGGCTGAATCATTTTGGCGCGAGAAATTGCAGGGTTTCATCACTCCTACCAAATTGCCGATAGATTCCCAAAATCCCAAATCTCAAAACCACAATCTCAAAGCCAAAATCGCTCTCAAAACAGCCATATACTCTGCGTTGCAAGCTTTGACACGGCAGTATCAAATTACCTTAAGTACCCTCCTCCAAGCAGCTTGGGCGCTGCTGTTGAGTCGCTATAGCGGCGAATCTGACGTAGTTTTTGGTACTACCGTTTCCGGTCGTCCTGCCACTTTAAGCGGTGCAGCAGAGATGGTGGGCTTATTTATCAACACTTTGCCAGTTAGAGCAAATGTAGATTTAGCCGCCTCCTTATTACCCTGGTTGCAAGAGTTTCAAGCCCAACAAGCAGAAATTTGGCAGTATGAATACACTCCTCTAGTGCAGATTCAAAAATGGAGCGATCTTCCTGCCAATACAGCGTTATTTGACAGCATTGTAGTCTTTGAAAATTTCCCCTTTGACCCCGAAACTGAGCGAGGAGATGGAAATTTAACCATCAAGGAAGTTAAGGTTGTCGAACAAACCAATTACCCCCTCACCCTAATTGTCAAACCCGATCGCGAATTAGAGTTAGAACTGCTGTATCTTGCCGATCGCTTTACCCCAAATGCGATCGCCAGAATGTTGCAACACTTCCAAACCTTGCTGGAAAGCATTGCTGGTAATCCTCACCAAACACTATCTCAGCTATCTTGGATAACTCAAGAAGAGCGAGAGGAAATAAACCAATGGAATAATGGTGCAGTTACAGACATATCGCCAGATATCCAACTCCACGAGCTATTTACTGCCCAAGTAGAGAAAACACCGGATGAGATCGCGGTTGTCT harbors:
- a CDS encoding non-ribosomal peptide synthetase, whose protein sequence is KLAALTPEQRALLDLKLKQKGLQYPHEKLERKQRNHLDSLPLSYGQERLWVLHQLQPEVPFYNEVGCWKIAGDLNAIALEQSLAEIIQRHETLRTKFVTEAERPIQIILPIPEFKLEIIDLSDRSDLVLEIIQAETQKSFDLSQGYLYRIQLLHISPNEHILLVVLHHIICDGWSMGVFIQELAKLYLNFSHQKASPLPTIKLQYADYAIWQRQRLSESVLQTQLDYWKQQLSGNLPILELPSFRSRQLQVDSWRGKTKSARLSPELTQKLKAIAQHEGATLYMTLLAAFKTLLYRYTGLTDILVGSPIANRDRPQLEGLIGLFLNTLVLRTDLSGNPSFQQLLKRVRKVALEAYRHQDLPFEKLVDELQPERNLSQSPLFQVMFILQNSPISALELPDLKVSPIPVDNGTAIFDLTFNLQEVNGGLQVDCEYNADLLDDSTISNLLDNWETLLRGIVANPQTRISELPLVNPHRGAMHCTRTTLKEQQFVSVVDLFELRVKEAPEAIAVVFEEEKLTYQELDEKANLLAESLRSLGVKPEILVGICLEPSLELITAVLGVLKAGGAYLPLDPAYPPERLGFMLQDSSASVLITQNRWLPTPPHHSAQIICLDADGAENTRRMEFAAIQPKSACADYFQPAKAGFVCIAPDFQSEGNLSTLAYIIYTSGSTSQPKGVMVTHGSWLNAYLGWEEAYGLREKPSSHLQMASFSFDVFAGNLVRALCSGGKLILCPKETLLEPAKLYQLMVREKVDRAEFIPSVLRHLVKYLVETGKSLDFMRSLIVGSDSWYVSEHLHLQQFCGEQTDLINSYGVTEATIDTTYFPTPDTDLAVDRLVPIGYPFPNSEVYVLDSYLQPVPTGVTGELYIGGAGLARGYYQRPDLTAEKFIPHPYSNGDRLYRTGDLVRYLPDGNLEYLGRIDNQAKIRGMRIELAEVEAAIQEYSSIKTAVAVVREDIPGDKRLVAYITPHCQLEELRRYLKQKLPSHLIPSSFVFLDSFPITPNGKIDRRALPIPDTSRPEVSASFAPPKTEIEIKLAEIWAEVLNLQQIGRYDNFFELGGDSILAIGAIAKANQQGLHLTPRQLFQSQTIAELANEVTTIPQTITEQGVVTGSVPLTPIQHWFFQQEFQEMHHWNQSVWLEVKPDIDAQILAEAFKAILIHHDALRMQFTQQNGTWKQVCLAPSDLVPCLQFDLSRLSESEQELEMDILAKQLQASLDLEFGLLVKVAFFHLGSHKPSNLCIAIHHLVVDGVSWRILLEDWQTAYQQLSQKQAIALPPKTTSFKQWAEKLLTYATLPQIQSEKDFWLSNFYPSHIPIDFPQKEYQTQNPKSSSVGDSLPSGIAARSAIQNPKSNNTVADSQTITVKLSATETQALLQDVPAAYRTQIEEVLLTALVQAFGEWTGRSRLLIDLEGHGRQEIDEEVDISRTVGWFTTVFPVSLNLEGLREPEDALPTIKEQMRAIPQHGFNYGVWRYLTENPEHFASASPVGAGLESSFKTFPTPHTPHPTPCSPEVSFNYLGQLDRSFAKDAVFNLLADKDSLTYSPQSHRPYLLEIDAHIAAGELKALWTYSRNLHHRHTIEHLAQNFIKKLRSLIHHCQSPDAGGYTPSDFPLAQMDFEELNSVLAQVG